In the genome of Marispirochaeta sp., one region contains:
- a CDS encoding PTS sugar transporter subunit IIA: protein MNLRKVLSPEVVSLGLKASTKKEVIEELIDLLSQSGKIKDREAALQAVLERESKMSTGIQHGVAIPHGKSGAVDDLVACVAVKPEGIDFESLDGEQSRIFIMTLSPLNKTGPHVQFLAEISRLLKTAESRERILQVTSKQELLSALLE, encoded by the coding sequence ATGAATCTACGCAAAGTATTAAGCCCGGAGGTAGTCTCTCTGGGATTGAAGGCTTCTACCAAGAAGGAAGTTATTGAAGAGCTGATCGATCTTCTTTCGCAAAGCGGTAAAATAAAGGACCGGGAAGCAGCTCTCCAGGCGGTACTCGAGCGGGAGTCCAAGATGTCCACCGGTATTCAGCATGGTGTTGCCATTCCCCATGGCAAATCCGGCGCGGTTGACGATCTTGTGGCTTGTGTGGCTGTAAAACCTGAAGGAATCGATTTTGAGTCCCTTGACGGGGAACAAAGCAGAATCTTTATCATGACCCTTTCGCCTTTAAACAAGACAGGTCCACATGTGCAGTTTCTGGCAGAGATAAGCCGTCTGTTAAAGACCGCGGAATCCCGGGAGCGTATTCTGCAGGTTACATCAAAGCAGGAACTGCTTTCCGCATTATTGGAGTAA
- the glnA gene encoding type I glutamate--ammonia ligase — translation MSEITSPKDVLELMKRENVEVVDLRFMDFPGLWQHFSVPAHEIDEETFSEGLGFDGSSIRGWQAINESDMLVKPVAESAFIDPFFQHTTLVMVCNICDPITGEDYPKDPRNIARKTVSYLQASGIADTVFIGPEAEFFIFDDVRFDQNEHEGYYHLNSVEGRWNTGRVENPNLAYKPRYKEGYFPVPPTDSLQDIRSEMMLVMEQIGISIEAQHHEVATGGQCEIDMRFAPLVEMADNVLKYKYIIKNTAKKYNRTVTFMPKPLFNDNGSGMHVHMSFWKSGRNLFAGDGYAGLSQEAMWAIGGILKHAPALLAFTNPTTNSYKRLVPGFEAPVNLAYSSRNRSASVRIPMYSSSEKAKRFEFRCPDPSSNPYLAFAAMCMAAIDGIVNKIDPGSPLDKDIYDLPPEELAQVPKTPGSLRAALEALEADHEFLLRGDVFTQDVIDTWIDYKMEHEVKALDLRPHPWEFALYYDI, via the coding sequence ATGAGCGAAATTACAAGCCCTAAGGACGTTCTGGAACTTATGAAACGGGAAAATGTGGAGGTAGTGGACCTCCGTTTCATGGATTTTCCGGGACTATGGCAGCACTTTTCCGTACCTGCCCACGAGATCGATGAGGAGACTTTTTCCGAAGGTCTCGGGTTCGACGGCTCCAGTATCCGGGGCTGGCAGGCGATAAATGAGTCGGACATGCTGGTAAAGCCGGTGGCTGAGTCTGCTTTTATTGATCCCTTCTTTCAGCACACGACCCTGGTCATGGTCTGCAATATCTGCGATCCGATTACCGGAGAGGATTACCCCAAGGACCCCCGCAACATCGCGCGCAAAACCGTATCGTATCTGCAGGCCTCGGGTATTGCCGATACGGTATTCATCGGACCCGAAGCGGAGTTCTTTATCTTTGATGATGTCCGTTTTGATCAGAATGAACACGAGGGCTATTACCACCTGAACTCCGTTGAGGGCCGCTGGAACACCGGACGAGTGGAAAACCCCAACCTGGCCTACAAGCCGCGCTACAAAGAGGGCTACTTTCCCGTACCCCCCACAGACAGCCTGCAGGACATCCGCAGCGAAATGATGCTTGTTATGGAACAGATCGGTATCTCCATCGAGGCCCAGCACCACGAGGTTGCCACCGGCGGTCAGTGCGAGATCGATATGCGCTTTGCCCCCCTGGTGGAGATGGCGGACAATGTTCTTAAATATAAATACATAATCAAGAATACCGCAAAGAAGTACAACCGTACCGTCACTTTTATGCCCAAACCGCTGTTCAACGACAATGGGTCCGGCATGCACGTGCACATGTCCTTCTGGAAGAGCGGCAGAAACCTCTTTGCCGGCGACGGGTATGCAGGTTTGTCCCAGGAGGCTATGTGGGCCATCGGAGGCATTCTGAAGCACGCCCCCGCGCTGCTGGCCTTTACCAATCCCACCACCAACAGCTACAAGCGCCTCGTTCCCGGCTTCGAGGCACCGGTCAATCTGGCCTACTCCAGCCGCAACCGCTCGGCCTCGGTCAGAATCCCCATGTACTCCTCTTCGGAGAAGGCCAAGCGCTTCGAGTTCCGCTGTCCCGATCCGTCAAGCAACCCCTACCTGGCATTTGCCGCCATGTGTATGGCCGCTATCGACGGAATTGTAAACAAGATAGATCCCGGCAGTCCTCTGGACAAGGACATCTACGATCTGCCGCCGGAGGAACTGGCGCAGGTACCCAAAACACCGGGATCGCTGCGGGCGGCCCTGGAAGCCCTTGAAGCGGACCATGAGTTCCTGCTGCGGGGAGATGTGTTTACCCAGGACGTAATAGATACCTGGATAGATTACAAGATGGAACACGAGGTCAAAGCCCTTGACCTGCGGCCCCACCCCTGGGAGTTCGCCCTCTATTACGATATTTAG
- a CDS encoding glutamate-ammonia-ligase adenylyltransferase, translating into MDGERQIRALGPEHPFITEIRPASAARLEITISTYDLPSIFSLLTGVLSSLGMEISSARIRSINLPENPGKNARKNPALPGRGILDSFSGTIGNGETASSFQQRLNKHLAELIPPLLTRTGPDRAATARRTVNEWVASAVNRFTAQEKSVLMPMDLVVRSDLPDYTWIELTAQDSPFFLYSVTTAITLQGLSVERVEINTTRGRILDRFGLLDLEGKKIEDQRALNLLRFSILLTKQFTFFLGEAPAPYAAITRFESLLEELSRSGDPEQWKDLLENPEVLKELAKLLGMSDFLWEDFIRLQYENIIPLLGGGNRIPGAGFDTPVTREDFEYRLQVALSRETSYQGKVDCLNQFKDDEIFKLDLQQILEPRGEFLRFSRNLTRLAEAVAATAFLLAEEHLESRYGRPRTVAGLDVPFTVLGLGKFGGQALGYASDIELICVYSDNGSTDGQNRIPNAEYFDRMVKEAAGIIRTKQEGIFRIDLRLRPHGSAGPHASSLERFTSYYREKARSFERLALVRLRAVAGDRDLGHRVEIIRDEIVYAHGSLNLEELRNLRQRQLDEKNRVGSFNAKFSTGALVDVEYTVQILQAEHGTEHLSLRTPSIHQALEELSRIGIIRADEAQEIIWAYRFLRRLINALRMLRGSARDLFLPDFESDEFSHLARRMGYRRKQDMSPREQLKTEFEERTARVRGFVEHYLGRESLPSRGAESIADLILFPEKPGDLKAEILKRYGFRNCRRGVHNFESLAQKSGNRETFVSVAILAVQELMRRSDPDMALNNWERFATAFEEGQELIRQMLSQPTRINLLMRLFSGSQYLSDILAREPELFGEITDPAFIHRPLTREEFQRRLGDEIGKAPYRKLFIAALRRARKREILRIGTRDICYGAPLEEITRELSLTAESQIREALNYAWLEIGGEGEVPVVMGAFGKLGGMELNYSSDLDLIGILRTGPGAGCLDKEQGRKLMERTRGLLAVPSPVGAGYRVDYRLRPFGRSGDLTAEIPVLEEYYRKKAAPWELQALLKLRLIDPDSKTAADFENHLHPLLGKWRDPKEIVAAIRNNRQAALRTNRDVLRGLRDIKNGPGGIRDIEFLIQGLQLIHAPEYPELICGTTLKALTLLGERELLQPADQRSLNDAYRFFRRIEHFLQLYEDRQIHTLPGKPEELEALSLRCSGLSGSEFLKQVDSLSATVLRLNNEYFALYEA; encoded by the coding sequence ATGGACGGTGAACGACAGATCAGAGCACTGGGTCCCGAGCATCCCTTTATTACGGAAATCAGGCCTGCTTCCGCAGCCAGGCTGGAAATTACCATCAGCACCTATGACCTGCCCTCAATATTTTCTCTTTTAACCGGAGTCCTGTCGTCCCTGGGAATGGAAATAAGCTCCGCCCGGATACGCAGTATTAATCTGCCGGAAAATCCCGGAAAAAATGCACGAAAAAACCCCGCGCTACCCGGCAGGGGCATTCTGGACAGCTTTAGCGGAACAATCGGGAATGGAGAAACCGCCTCTTCTTTTCAACAGCGGCTGAACAAACACCTGGCAGAGCTGATTCCCCCTCTGCTCACACGAACCGGTCCGGACAGAGCTGCCACCGCGCGGCGCACAGTAAACGAATGGGTTGCATCTGCCGTTAACAGATTCACCGCACAAGAAAAATCCGTCCTGATGCCGATGGACCTCGTGGTCCGCAGTGATCTTCCCGATTACACCTGGATAGAACTGACCGCCCAGGACAGTCCGTTTTTTCTCTATTCCGTTACCACCGCCATTACTCTTCAGGGCCTTTCAGTTGAACGGGTCGAGATCAACACAACCCGCGGCAGGATTCTCGACCGTTTTGGTCTGCTGGATCTTGAGGGAAAAAAAATAGAAGACCAGAGGGCCTTGAACCTTCTGCGTTTCTCCATACTCCTGACAAAACAGTTTACCTTTTTCCTGGGTGAGGCACCTGCACCCTATGCGGCGATTACCCGCTTCGAATCCCTCCTTGAGGAACTGTCCCGCTCAGGAGACCCGGAACAGTGGAAAGACCTGCTGGAAAACCCGGAGGTTCTTAAGGAGCTGGCCAAGCTGCTGGGAATGAGCGATTTTCTATGGGAGGATTTCATCCGGCTGCAGTATGAAAACATTATTCCTCTGCTGGGAGGCGGAAACCGGATTCCAGGAGCAGGATTCGATACTCCGGTAACCCGCGAGGATTTTGAATACCGGCTGCAGGTTGCTCTCTCCAGGGAGACCAGCTACCAGGGAAAAGTCGACTGCCTGAACCAGTTCAAGGATGATGAGATCTTCAAACTCGACTTGCAGCAGATTCTCGAGCCCAGGGGGGAGTTTCTCCGGTTCAGCCGTAATCTTACCCGCCTCGCCGAAGCGGTGGCAGCCACAGCTTTTCTGCTGGCAGAGGAACATCTTGAATCCCGATACGGCCGACCACGTACCGTGGCAGGACTGGATGTGCCCTTTACGGTGCTGGGACTCGGCAAGTTCGGCGGGCAGGCCCTGGGCTATGCCTCGGACATCGAACTCATCTGCGTCTATTCCGATAACGGCAGCACTGACGGCCAAAATCGTATTCCCAACGCTGAATATTTTGACAGAATGGTTAAAGAAGCAGCGGGAATTATCAGGACAAAACAGGAAGGGATTTTCCGTATCGATCTGCGGCTTCGTCCCCACGGCAGCGCCGGTCCCCACGCGTCGAGTCTTGAACGCTTTACCTCCTACTATCGTGAAAAGGCCCGCTCTTTCGAACGCCTGGCCCTGGTACGGCTCCGGGCAGTAGCCGGCGACCGGGATCTTGGACACCGGGTGGAGATTATCCGGGATGAGATCGTCTATGCCCACGGGTCTCTGAACCTGGAGGAACTGCGGAATCTGCGCCAGCGGCAGCTGGATGAGAAAAACCGGGTTGGCAGTTTTAACGCCAAGTTTTCCACCGGTGCCCTGGTGGATGTCGAGTACACGGTACAGATACTTCAGGCTGAACACGGCACGGAGCACCTGAGCCTCCGTACTCCCAGTATCCACCAGGCACTGGAGGAACTCTCCCGTATTGGTATTATCCGCGCTGACGAAGCGCAGGAGATTATCTGGGCCTACCGCTTCCTGCGACGCCTTATAAACGCCCTGCGCATGCTCAGGGGCTCTGCCCGGGACCTCTTTCTTCCGGATTTTGAGTCCGATGAGTTCTCCCACCTGGCCCGGCGCATGGGCTATCGGAGAAAGCAGGATATGTCTCCCAGGGAACAGCTGAAAACCGAATTCGAAGAGCGCACAGCCCGGGTCCGGGGTTTTGTTGAGCATTATCTCGGCCGGGAATCCCTTCCCTCCCGGGGCGCAGAGTCTATTGCCGACCTTATACTCTTTCCGGAAAAACCCGGGGATTTGAAAGCGGAGATTTTAAAACGCTACGGGTTTCGAAACTGCAGGCGGGGAGTCCATAATTTTGAGAGTCTGGCACAGAAATCGGGAAACCGGGAGACCTTTGTATCTGTGGCGATTCTGGCAGTCCAGGAGCTGATGCGACGGAGCGATCCGGATATGGCCCTCAACAACTGGGAGCGTTTTGCCACTGCCTTTGAAGAGGGACAAGAACTGATCAGGCAGATGCTTTCGCAGCCGACTCGAATAAACCTGCTGATGCGTCTTTTTTCCGGCAGCCAGTATCTGAGCGATATCCTGGCCCGGGAACCGGAACTCTTCGGAGAAATAACCGACCCGGCCTTTATACACCGCCCCCTTACCCGGGAGGAGTTCCAGCGGCGTCTGGGTGATGAAATCGGCAAGGCCCCCTACAGAAAACTCTTTATTGCCGCCCTGCGCAGGGCCAGGAAACGAGAAATCCTGCGTATAGGAACCCGGGACATCTGCTACGGCGCCCCGCTGGAAGAGATTACCCGTGAACTATCCCTTACTGCTGAAAGCCAGATTCGTGAAGCCCTGAACTACGCCTGGCTGGAGATCGGCGGCGAAGGGGAAGTCCCTGTTGTTATGGGAGCCTTTGGAAAGCTGGGAGGAATGGAACTGAACTACTCATCAGATCTGGATCTGATCGGTATTCTGCGGACTGGTCCCGGGGCCGGATGCCTGGATAAAGAGCAGGGACGAAAGCTGATGGAACGGACCCGCGGACTACTGGCCGTGCCCTCGCCCGTGGGGGCAGGATACCGCGTTGATTACCGGCTGCGGCCCTTCGGCCGCTCCGGAGACCTGACAGCTGAAATCCCGGTCCTGGAGGAGTACTACCGAAAGAAAGCCGCCCCGTGGGAACTCCAGGCCCTTCTGAAACTCAGACTCATCGATCCTGATTCGAAGACCGCCGCGGATTTTGAGAATCATCTGCATCCCCTGTTAGGTAAATGGAGAGACCCGAAGGAGATCGTCGCAGCCATCAGAAATAACCGGCAGGCAGCCCTCAGAACAAACCGGGATGTTCTGCGTGGTTTACGGGATATAAAAAACGGCCCGGGGGGCATCCGGGACATAGAGTTCCTGATTCAAGGCCTGCAGCTCATCCACGCGCCGGAGTACCCGGAGCTGATCTGTGGTACTACCCTGAAAGCTCTGACTCTTTTGGGAGAAAGGGAGCTGCTCCAACCTGCGGACCAGCGGAGTCTGAATGATGCCTACCGGTTTTTCAGACGCATCGAGCATTTCCTGCAGCTATACGAAGACCGACAGATACACACCCTGCCCGGCAAGCCCGAAGAGCTGGAGGCCCTGTCCCTGCGCTGTTCGGGACTTTCCGGCAGCGAGTTCCTCAAGCAGGTCGATTCTTTAAGCGCCACAGTGCTGCGGCTAAACAATGAGTACTTTGCACTTTACGAAGCGTAA
- a CDS encoding cation:proton antiporter: protein MNHIMTRLMLQLAAVIISSKILGHIFTHTLRQPRVLGELVAGMIIGPYALGAIVLPFLHGPLFPIFDGVLPIQPELYGFAVHASIILLFLSGLETDLPTFLRFSGLGSVIGVGGVVVSFLFGDLVAVMLLPQVNSFTDPVALFLGTLSTATSVGITARILSEKHKMSSPEGVTILAAAVLDDVLGIILLAVVVGISKASGGAPLNWGGIGIIAGKAFGFWLVCTVIGIIIAPKLTKGLKHFQGMDTIAGIAFGLALILAGLSETVGLAMIIGAYVTGLSLSQTDIAHEIRENLSGLYSFFVPIFFCVMGMMVDFSSLIPVLGFGLIFSLTAIAGKLIGCGLPSLLTGFNLRGAFRIGAGMLPRGEVTLIVAGIGLSSGVIGKDLFGVAIMTLLVASITAPPLLIRSFNGGSGYTKRRRGEKPEASQQSFDLEFPSQRMTDFIRQEMLKAFKDEEFFIHRVDSSQDRLYHIRKDDILITLVQKDNTISVRTAPEYEQLVRLLLLEEILELKDLLKSMESMKDPDKMGANLLMGLFSEGSS, encoded by the coding sequence ATGAACCATATCATGACTCGTCTCATGCTGCAGCTTGCGGCGGTAATTATAAGTTCCAAAATATTGGGCCATATTTTTACCCATACACTGAGACAACCCCGTGTGCTTGGGGAACTGGTAGCCGGTATGATAATTGGTCCCTATGCTCTGGGGGCCATTGTCCTGCCCTTTTTACACGGGCCGCTTTTTCCGATCTTCGATGGAGTTCTTCCTATACAGCCGGAACTGTATGGTTTCGCGGTACATGCTTCGATTATTCTGCTGTTTCTCTCGGGGCTGGAAACTGACCTCCCCACTTTTCTGCGCTTTTCCGGCCTCGGATCGGTGATTGGCGTCGGCGGAGTGGTTGTCTCCTTTCTTTTCGGCGACCTCGTGGCGGTGATGCTGCTTCCTCAGGTAAACTCCTTTACCGATCCTGTGGCCCTTTTTCTCGGAACCCTGTCTACGGCGACTTCTGTGGGGATTACCGCCAGGATCCTGTCGGAGAAACACAAGATGTCATCCCCGGAAGGGGTTACCATCCTGGCTGCTGCCGTACTGGATGATGTGCTGGGAATAATCCTGCTGGCGGTGGTGGTCGGTATTTCCAAGGCCTCCGGCGGTGCTCCCCTCAACTGGGGCGGGATCGGTATTATAGCTGGCAAGGCTTTCGGGTTCTGGCTGGTCTGTACGGTCATCGGAATCATTATTGCTCCAAAACTGACCAAGGGGCTCAAGCACTTTCAGGGAATGGATACCATTGCCGGTATTGCTTTTGGACTCGCCCTTATTCTGGCGGGGCTCTCCGAGACTGTGGGGCTTGCCATGATTATCGGCGCGTACGTTACCGGTCTTTCCCTTTCCCAGACCGATATTGCCCATGAAATACGGGAGAATCTATCGGGTCTCTATTCTTTTTTTGTGCCCATCTTCTTTTGCGTTATGGGCATGATGGTGGATTTCAGCTCTCTGATACCGGTTCTTGGTTTCGGTCTTATCTTTTCCCTGACGGCGATTGCCGGGAAACTGATCGGCTGCGGGCTGCCCAGTCTGCTGACCGGTTTTAATCTGCGGGGGGCCTTTCGCATTGGTGCAGGAATGCTCCCCCGTGGAGAGGTAACCCTGATTGTCGCCGGTATCGGGCTTTCGTCGGGGGTAATCGGTAAAGACCTGTTCGGCGTAGCAATCATGACTCTGCTGGTCGCCAGTATAACCGCGCCGCCTCTGCTTATCCGCAGCTTCAACGGCGGCAGCGGCTATACAAAGCGCAGAAGAGGGGAGAAGCCGGAAGCTTCCCAGCAGTCCTTCGATCTCGAGTTTCCTTCCCAGCGTATGACCGACTTTATCCGTCAGGAGATGCTCAAGGCCTTCAAGGATGAGGAGTTCTTTATACACCGGGTTGATTCGTCCCAGGATCGGCTCTATCACATCCGAAAAGACGATATACTGATAACCCTGGTGCAGAAAGATAATACGATTTCTGTCAGGACTGCACCGGAATACGAACAGCTGGTCCGTCTGCTCCTTTTAGAAGAGATCCTCGAACTGAAGGACCTCTTGAAATCCATGGAGAGCATGAAAGATCCGGATAAAATGGGGGCCAATCTGCTGATGGGACTCTTTTCCGAGGGGTCCTCCTGA